A region of Kribbella sp. NBC_01245 DNA encodes the following proteins:
- a CDS encoding VOC family protein, which produces MQPAAFGATVVTSKPAEVAAFYQQYFDLEITIDLGWFICLRRGDASWEIAISERGHVSVPAAVSAVTESSNLFGFVVDDVDATAKALTDGGVELTTEPVDEVWGQRHFYVCDPEGTHLDVIQLIAPDPEWLAAMTAASTTE; this is translated from the coding sequence CGTGGTCACCTCCAAGCCCGCCGAGGTCGCCGCGTTCTACCAGCAGTACTTCGATCTCGAGATCACCATCGACCTGGGCTGGTTCATCTGCTTGCGCCGCGGCGACGCGTCCTGGGAGATCGCCATCTCCGAGCGCGGGCACGTCTCCGTCCCGGCCGCGGTCTCGGCCGTGACCGAGTCGTCCAACCTCTTCGGCTTCGTCGTCGATGACGTGGACGCGACGGCGAAGGCGCTCACCGATGGCGGTGTCGAGCTCACCACCGAGCCGGTCGACGAGGTGTGGGGCCAGCGGCACTTCTACGTCTGCGACCCCGAAGGCACCCACCTCGACGTGATCCAGCTGATCGCGCCCGACCCGGAGTGGCTGGCGGCGATGACCGCGGCTTCTACTACGGAGTGA